In one window of Denticeps clupeoides chromosome 2, fDenClu1.1, whole genome shotgun sequence DNA:
- the fgf21 gene encoding fibroblast growth factor 21, with protein sequence MLCCCYLGSLISLLFLHLSLSFPIPDSNPLLSMSGQVRNRHLYAESPNKGVFLEINPSGIVRGSPIQTDDSELELKSVSPGLTVIRGVTSLLYLCVDSAGQLKGQKQYAEADCAFTELIENGYTRFLSPHHGHHVSLDRKGPVERPNSVFSRFIPQANSRVHDDNPNVPQTREVINTDSDDPFGMVMSSEIDPMFY encoded by the exons ATGCTTTGCTGTTGTTATCTGGGCTCCCTCATCAGCCTGctcttcctccatctctccctgtCTTTTCCCATCCCTGACTCCAACCCTCTGCTGTCCATGAGCGGACAGGTGAGGAACAGACACCTATACGCAG AGAGTCCAAACAAGGGCGTCTTTCTAGAGATAAACCCCAGTGGCATTGTGAGAGGATCACCCATTCAGACTGATgaca GTGAACTGGAGCTGAAGTCGGTGAGTCCCGGACTGACCGTAATTCGGGGCGTGACATCATTGCTGTACCTATGTGTGGACTCTGCGGGACAGCTGAAGGGACAG aagcagtacGCTGAAGCCGACTGCGCCTTCACAGAGCTGATCGAGAACGGCTACACTCGCTTCCTGTCCCCTCACCATGGACATCATGTGTCCCTCGATCGCAAGGGGCCCGTGGAGAGGCCGAACTCAGTCTTTTCCCGATTCATTCCGCAGGCAAACAGCAGAGTCCATGACGACAATCCAAATGTGCCACAGACACGCGAGGTGATTAACACCGACTCTGATGACCCCTTTGGAATGGTCATGTCATCAGAGATTGATCCAATGTTTTATTGA